The nucleotide window TGGCGATGCCGGCATCGCCACGCTGTCCGACCTGGCACGCCAGCCCGCGCTGCGCTTCGGCCTCTCTCATGAGTTCATCGGCCGGGGCGATGGCTGGCCGGGCCTGGCGCGCCGCTACGGCCTGCCACAGCAGCCGCGCGGCCTCGATCATGGTATCGCCTATGAAGCGCTGGCGGCGCGGCAGGTGGATGTCATCGACATCTATTCCACCGATGCGAAGATCGCCCGCTACGGCCTGACGGTGCTGCGCGACGACCGCGTCTACTTCCCCCGCTACGATGCCGTGCTGCTGTATCGCCTCGATGCCGCGCAGCGTTTTCCACAGGCGTGGAAAGCCATCCAGGGGCTGGAGGGCAAGATTACCGAACGCGACATGATCGGCATGAATGCCGCCGCCGAGCTGGAAGGGCAGGCGTTCGCGGAAGTGGCGCGGCGCTGGCTGGCGCGGCAGAGGGATGACAAGGCCGGTGACAAGGGCGGCGGCACGCCGGAGCCGGCCGCCGCCCGGCGGTCCCTGGCGGGCGTGCTGTTCGGCCCGGACCTGGCCAGGCTGACGGGGCAGCATGTGTTGCTCGTCGCGCTGTCCGTGCTGCTGGCCGCCATCGCCGGCATTCCGCTGGGCGTGCTGGCCGCATTCCAGCCGCGGCTGCGCCAGCCGGTGCTGGCGGTGACGGGGGTGTTGCAGACGGTGCCGTCGCTGGCCCTGCTGGCGATGCTGATTCCGCTGCTGGGTACGATCGGCATCGTGCCGGCGCTGGTGGCGCTGTTCGTGTATGCGCTGCTGC belongs to Pseudoduganella albidiflava and includes:
- a CDS encoding ABC transporter permease/substrate-binding protein, translated to MRAAVVVVLAAWSLLCGSLARADDGTLRIGSKRFTESYILAEVVAQTAAPHAKVEHRQGLGNTAIVLAALKNGSIDVYPEYVGTIDQEILKHGTQDKQPSSLEQMRRELAAMGFGIAVPLGFNNTYALAVRGDAGIATLSDLARQPALRFGLSHEFIGRGDGWPGLARRYGLPQQPRGLDHGIAYEALAARQVDVIDIYSTDAKIARYGLTVLRDDRVYFPRYDAVLLYRLDAAQRFPQAWKAIQGLEGKITERDMIGMNAAAELEGQAFAEVARRWLARQRDDKAGDKGGGTPEPAAARRSLAGVLFGPDLARLTGQHVLLVALSVLLAAIAGIPLGVLAAFQPRLRQPVLAVTGVLQTVPSLALLAMLIPLLGTIGIVPALVALFVYALLPIVRNTCTGILGIAPGLRQAALALGLTSRQRLWHVDLPLALPVILAGVKTAAVMSVGTATIAAFIGAGGYGERITTGLALNDNTMLLAGALPAAALALLTQGLFELIERRLVVAGKK